The following is a genomic window from Bacilli bacterium PM5-9.
ATATTAAAATTATAATTTTTTTAAATAATCTACTACATCATTTAAATTATCTTTACTACACATATCAAATGAATCTTGAATTAAATCAGCTAATATTTTTTCATCATCACTTAAATCATCTTTCGTTTTTAATGCTTTTGCAAACATTCCTATCATTTTTTTATCAAGAAAACCCATTTTATCATACGCTAAACCACCTTGTAAATAAAAACCATGATAACCTAGTTTACTAATATCACTTAACACTTCATTATTATGTAATGAAGCACCAACGGCTAAAACAATAATATCTTCTTTAGCAGTATTCAACTTTTCTAAAAATTCAAGTTTTTTTATTTTACCTCCAAAAATCCATGATGCAAAAATAACTTTATCATAATCATTTATATTTACACTTTTAATTTTATCTATTGATACAACATCCATATCAATATCTTCCTTTAAAAAATCAATATATTTTTTTGTAAAACCAGTCTTTGAATTATATATAGTTAATATTTTCATTATACTCACCTTTTCTTAAATTTTTTCAACCATTTCTTTTAATAAACTTTTTAATCTATCTTTTAATATTAATGGCTCTATTATCTCAATATTTGTTGTATATGATAACAAGTAATTATAATACCATTCATTTAAAACCGCTTCAGTTTTTATTATAAAACCATCACTAACCTCTTCAACCTCATGACTTTTAAAATCATCATACACCCTAAATGCCATCATTTTATTAATTTTAAAAACAACTTTTTCCTTAATATTATCGTTTTCATCAATATAAAATAATTTTTTTAAATCAATATTATCAAAAATACTATAATCAAATTCATCTAAAATCATTAATTTTGTTAATCTAGTAATTTTATAAATACGATAATCTTCTCTATCAAGATCATAGCCAACTAAATACCAACCATACGCTTTAAAATAAATCTTAAATGGACAAACATTTCTTATTGATATTTTTCCATTATTACTGCAATATTCAAAATTTATTTTTTTCGAATCTAAAATAGCACTTTTTAAACTATCAAAAATATTGCTATCACTAATCTCATGCCATGGCTTAAAATCAATTTGAATCCAATCTCTTTTTTCAACATTAAATAAAGCATTTAATTTATTTATTGTACTAATATTACTAGAAATAGGAATATCATTTAAAGCATTAATAATTCTAAGTTGATCATCCTTATCAATTATTTGCTTATTAATAGTATATTCCTCTAAAAGTGAAAAACCACCATTCTTACCCTTATTTGCATAAATTGGAATATTAGCA
Proteins encoded in this region:
- a CDS encoding putative DNA-binding transcriptional regulator YafY (product_source=COG2378; cath_funfam=1.10.10.10; cog=COG2378; pfam=PF08279,PF13280; smart=SM00420; superfamily=46785), whose protein sequence is MSLSRLLEITNLLLVNKTLSAKYLADYFDVSTRTIYRDIDKLTLANIPIYANKGKNGGFSLLEEYTINKQIIDKDDQLRIINALNDIPISSNISTINKLNALFNVEKRDWIQIDFKPWHEISDSNIFDSLKSAILDSKKINFEYCSNNGKISIRNVCPFKIYFKAYGWYLVGYDLDREDYRIYKITRLTKLMILDEFDYSIFDNIDLKKLFYIDENDNIKEKVVFKINKMMAFRVYDDFKSHEVEEVSDGFIIKTEAVLNEWYYNYLLSYTTNIEIIEPLILKDRLKSLLKEMVEKI
- a CDS encoding menaquinone-dependent protoporphyrinogen IX oxidase (product_source=COG4635; cath_funfam=2.40.50.40; cog=COG4635; pfam=PF12724; superfamily=52218); translated protein: MKILTIYNSKTGFTKKYIDFLKEDIDMDVVSIDKIKSVNINDYDKVIFASWIFGGKIKKLEFLEKLNTAKEDIIVLAVGASLHNNEVLSDISKLGYHGFYLQGGLAYDKMGFLDKKMIGMFAKALKTKDDLSDDEKILADLIQDSFDMCSKDNLNDVVDYLKKL